The nucleotide window CAACTTCACTCGGGATATCAGGATCTGGTTGCGGAGTTGGGTCTGTATCCGGAGATGGGTCTGGAGTTGGAGTTGGGTCTGGAGTTGGAGTTGGGTCTGGAGTTGGAGTTGGGTCTGGTTTTTCTGGGTCAACTTCACTCGGGATATCTGGATCTGGTTGTGGTGTTGGGTCTGGATCCGGAGTTGGAGTTGGGTCTGGATCCGGAGTTGGTGTTGGTGTTGGGTCTGGATCCGGAGTTGGTGTTGGTGTTGGAGTTGGGTCTGGATCCGGAGTTGGTGTTGGTGTTGGAGTTGGGTCTGGAGTTGGTTTCGGGTCCGGAGTTGGTTTTGGGTCCGGAGTTGGAGTTGGGTCTGGTGTTTTGTCTGGTGTTTTGTCTGGTGTTGGGTCTGGTGTTGGATCCGGTGTGGTTGCTCCGCCTGTTTCTTTTCCTTCAACACAAGGACAATCGCTGTTTTCGCCGTTACCTTCAACGCCTACTAATTTTATAACATCACCTGTATATAATGTTGTGTTTCTTCTTTCTTCAGCTACGTTGTCATAGTTTTTGTAGTCATGAGTTGCTGTTTTTCTTGCTCTTGTATAGTTTCCGTCTTTGTCTACTGTTCCATAAATGTCCGGGTTGTTGTCCATAATTGCTTTTTCAAGTTTATTATAATCTTCAGAACCGACTTTTATGTCTGGATAGTGATTTTTGATGATTCTAGAAAGACAATTATCTGTTTTTGGGTCATTGCTCCAAGGTTTTACAGTTGCTGATTCAGCATCTGGAACATAATCTTTTGATAAACCTATAGTGTCACCTTTTACGATGGTGCCGTTATAGTCAATTTTGTGTTCACCTGTAGAATCTGCAGATGTATCTTTATCAAAGAAGTTTACTGTAGTAGACCCTTTGTCGTCATGTGCTTCGTCGCATGTACAATTTACATTAACTTTATAGCCTTTGTCTGTTTTTTCAACGCTGATTTCAGCGTCGCCATCAATACCATCACGTTCAAAATGGTCGCAATAATCGATGTCTATAGTTTTATCTTGTGTGTTTTTAGGGTCTTTTAAAGCCTCATTTCCTTTAAGCCCTTTGAAATAATTCATAATTTGATCTTCAACATTAAATACACTACCTGAATTGGTTGTGTTTGATGTGCTGTTAGCACCCTTGTTAGTTGTTGAAGTTGTCTTTGGTGTGTAGTCTACGTTGATTCCATTGATGTTGAATCCGCTCATTTGAAACTCTCCTTAATATCTCTTTTTCATAAATTAAATTTATTTAATTGGATATTCTAATAAAGTAAAATAGTTTTTAAAAATTGCTATATTTCTTCTATAAAAAGTATATACTTTAGCTTGCAAAAGCGTTGATGCATACAATAGAAACGTGTAAATTATTATAATAATTGCTTATTGGGGAAATGAAAATTTTAAGTGCGAAGTTTACAAAACTTAATTTATTCCCAAATTATTCTTAATGAACATATAATATCGCCTGTGTTTTTGTTTTTTAAAGTATGAAGAGTCGTCTTGTCATCTTCGATATATTCAGCGATAGATAATACTTGATTGCCGTATTTTAATTCTTTTTTATAGTTAATTTCCAATTCAGAGATTGTGTGATTGGCTCTAAACTCAAAACCGAGTACTTCAAGAGCCCAAGTCAAATAGTTTGCGTTGTTGACGTGTTGGTTGATGTCAATGTCATCGTATCTGACATCGTAAGTTTTTTCAAAATCTATTTTTTGAACTTCAGGAATTTTTGCAAAGTTAGTTTGAAAAACGTCTTTTTCAAGATAAGGAAATTCATTCAAAACTTTAGAGGGGACGACGATTTTTCTGGTGTTAAAATCAGTCAAAACCCAAGAGCTGGAAACAAGAGCGATTTTGTCGCCGTTAGGAGCATATATTTCGAAATCTCTAAGGCAGGAAAGTTTTTGGATTTTTTTCGGCCAAGTTTTTATTGTGATTTTTTCAATATTTTGAGGCCAATTGTATATTTTAAGGTGATATTTTAAAAGGAACCACCCCAAACATTTAGGGGCAATGAAGGAGTAGCCAAAGCCGAGCATTTCAGCGTGCACTGCTGCTATATCTTGTAAAAAATTCAATAAAACAGACTCTTTAAGTTTGTTTTTATAATCTACTTCGTAGAATTTAATTTCATAATCTTTTTCAAACATAGTTCAAATAATAATATAAATATAAAAGTAAAGCTACAAATTTAAAAAAGTGCAAGATATAAATTACCTTGCACTAATTGTAGCAAATTATGTTTGAGCACTTTGAATGAAAGAATTGACTCTTGTAATACTTTCATCAAGGTCGTTGTTAAGGACAGATATTTTTTGGTAGAATTTATCAATTTTTGATTGAATAGGGGCTTCGGGGCTTAAATATAAAGCCTCAAGTAGATTTATTCGTTCTTTCAAGACATTTCTGACATCATTTAGTTGAGCGATAGAAGCATTACCTTTTTGATTAATTAAATCAACGCAGGAGTTATGAACTTCCATCAAAGCAGGGAGTGCATCTTTTGGAGCAATTTCTTTTATGGAATCAGAAGATGCAACTTGCTCCATATAGGCTTTGTAAGCATTTAAAGCTTCTTGGTCAGCAGGTGTTTCAGCTTCAAATTTATTGTCAATATCTTTTAAAAGATGAGCACTGGCTTCTTTGTAAGATGGGTATTGAATATTATTCTGAGCTACAAAATCATCAATTAATTGATTTAAAACGTCCGCCGTTGAGAAAGACGAAATGATAGTGTCTTCTGTTTCTTTTATATAATTTTTAACAGTTTGCGGCTTGAAAGTTTTCATGATGACTTCAGCTGCTTTTTCGCTTAATCCGGTTTGAGCGAAGAATATTTTTAAAGTAGAGTTGTTGTTTCTATCGCTTTGAAGCATTTGAATAAGGTATTGTAACCCAGTGTCAGTATTGAGCTTACAATATTTTCCGTTAGAGAGAGTGAAGCCGAACTTGTCGAGGTAATTAGCTGTTTTAGAGGAAAGTCCGCAGTTTTCGTTTTTGACCAGTCGGTATTCAACAGAAGCCAAATTAGCAGCTTTCATAGCTGTATCCATATAGTGTCTTAAAGCTTCTGTTTTTTCTTTGTCGTTATTTCCATTTTGTAGAGTATTAGTATATTCGTGGAGCAATTCTATAGGAGCTGTTGTAATGTGTCTTTTTATTGCAAGATTAGTCAATTTTGTTTGAGCTTCAGCAGTTTCTTTAGAACGAGGATTTTGAGCATATTGATTCATCCATTCACGAATGGCATGATTAACGTCATCTCTATATTTTGGTCTAACATTCAATTCTGTATATTGATTTATGTAGGCGTCAAGTTGTTTCTTTAATTGAGAGTTGCCGTCATGCATAGCTTTAGCATTCACATTTTGTGCGTCAAGCATTTTGAAATAGTCTTTAATTTTTGCATAATTATCAAGGATAACTTTGTTGTCGACATTTCCTTTTCCTTTTTGAAGCTCTTTTAATATAGTTGAAGTTTGTTTTGTCAAATCTTGAACAGAGCTGTCATTTTTAGTCATTTTGTTAAGTGCAGAAAAACCAGAAACAGCGTTTTCATAGTTATCAGGCGTGTTGAATTCTTTTACAGAGCCTAAAGAACCATTGATATGGCTGAATTTGTCCACAACATCAGCGACGTAATTTCTGCTTTTGATGTTTGTTGCGTTTTGGGATAATGCAGACAAAAATTCATTGACAGATTGAGAGAGTTCTTCGTTTGTGAATATTTTGAAGTCTGAAAAGGCAGGTCTTACTTGATATTTTTCAAACATTTGACCTTTATATCTATTTATATATTT belongs to Candidatus Gastranaerophilales bacterium and includes:
- a CDS encoding thioesterase gives rise to the protein MFEKDYEIKFYEVDYKNKLKESVLLNFLQDIAAVHAEMLGFGYSFIAPKCLGWFLLKYHLKIYNWPQNIEKITIKTWPKKIQKLSCLRDFEIYAPNGDKIALVSSSWVLTDFNTRKIVVPSKVLNEFPYLEKDVFQTNFAKIPEVQKIDFEKTYDVRYDDIDINQHVNNANYLTWALEVLGFEFRANHTISELEINYKKELKYGNQVLSIAEYIEDDKTTLHTLKNKNTGDIICSLRIIWE